AAAGCGCGTGCGGGGGTGCACACGGGGTGCAAAGGCTGAGCCGAACCTGGGTGCGTGTGAGCGGGAGGGGACgaggaggggaggaggctgggagagggcagagcgggtttggggtgcagggggacGGTGGTGCGTGAGTGCGCAGGGTGGCTGTGGGTGTGCAAGGGAGGGGTGTGCGGGGCACCTGTGGCAAGGTGCGTGCAGCCCCGTCTGTGCTCCGGGAGTCTGCACAGAGAGCGCGGGGGTGCCTGCAGGGGGGTCTGTAGGCATGCGTGTGCGCTGGGGGGGAGAGCAGGGACGGGGGAGCTGCCGAGGGGGTGGGCACGCAGGGGGTGTGTGCAGCGTGTGTGTGCCCGGGAGGGTCAGGACAGAGGCTGAGCCTGTGTGCGGAATCTGCCTCTGCTGCGCTCTGAGCGCGGAGCCGCAGCCGGAGCCGCCGGCGGGAGGAGCCCGtcccgccgcccgcccgccgcccggTGAGTGCCTCCGCACCGTACCGCACCCCACCGCACTGCACCGCGGGGTAACCGGGAGGGGGGAGCCGCGGGCCTGGGGGCAGCTCGGGAACAGGGACCGTCAGCTCAGCCGCGGGCGCGCAACTTTCCCGGGAGGGAGGGGAGTGGCGGCGGATCCCCCGCTCTCCCGGGATACAGGGGGTGCCGCTGCCCCGTTCCCTGTCACAACgaaccccccacccccaccccggAGGTGCCTTCTGCCCCTCCTCTGACGGGGCACGGAGTTCCCCGCCGGCTCCGCCGCCCCCTCCAGGGCCGCTGCCCACCGAGCCGTTCCGCACCGCCCGCCGCTCCCGGCCGCGTCTCAACTAAGTTCCGAGAAGCCATTTCGGACCCGGCACCTTTCCCAGAAGGGAAAACATTGCCCGGAGACCTCACTCACCCCGCCTCTCTGCACCCTCTTTTACAGGCGCCGCTCGTCCCAGCTAAAGATGCCCAGAGCGCGCCGGGATAGGCGGCAGCAGGCGCTGCCCCGTTAGCCCGGGGTGCCCGGGGGGGCTCAGCCATGAATTCCTCCCCTACCGGCCCCCGGCCCCCCCTCGGccctctgcagctctggcaggaggagaaCCAAACGCAAGGAGGGCTCTGGAAcgggagccaggagctgggctgggaagagctggagaagatGCTCTTCCTCTTTGCGAAGGAGCCTGTCACCATCAGCCTGACGGTGATGTACCTGGTGTCCTTCATGGTGGGCTTTGTGGGCAACATCATGTCCATCAGGGTGCTCACCCGGAAACGCCGGAGCCGGGTGTCCAGCCTGAGCGCCACCCGCAGCCTCCTCATCAACCTGGCGGTGTGTGACCTCATGGTGGTGTGTGTCTGCATGCCCATCACCGTGGGCAACCTCATCTACAAAGCCTGGGTGTACGGGGACTTCCTCTGCCGGGCAGTGCCCTTCATCCAGGCTGTTTCTGTCTCCGCCAGTGTCCTCAGCCTGACCGTCATCAGCGTGAACCGCTACTACAGCGTGCACAACCCGCTCAACGCCCGCTCTTTCTTCACCCAGAAAAGGATCCTCAGCACCATCCTGGTGGTGTGGTTGTTTTCCTCAGGGATATGCGTGCCCCTCATCTTCATGAACAAACGGGATGAGATCGGGGTGGTGGAGGGCTTGCCCCTGGTGTTTCCCATCTGCAGGGAGATCTGGCCTCAGGAGAGGCTCAAGCAAGCCTACaactttctgctcttctgtgcCCTCTACTGCCTGCCCGTCCTCTTCAACATGGTCATCTGCTTCCTCACCGTGCGCCGGCTGTGGAGCCGCCCCAGCCATCTGAAGGAGAGCACTGCCCTGAACCGATCCCTCCCAGCTTCCAGGCTGAAGATCCGGAAGAAGGTAGCACAGATGGTGGTGGCCCTGGTCCTGCTGTTCACGATCTCCTGGCTGCCCGTCTACCTGATGGACATTTGGATTGATTTCAACATCCCTACATCTCTGCAGGATGCAGCTCCTTCTCCTTGGATCCTGCAGCTCAGACCTTTTGCCCAGTGGCTTGGCCTCACCAATTCCAGCCTCAACCCTATATGCTATTGCTTTGTTGGGAACCTCTACAGGTCAGCCAAGGAAATGAAGAGCAAATACCACCAAAGAATGGTCTCTCtctttaatttctctctctctgaagGGACAACACGTTCCTCAGTCCCAGAGATGCTCTCTTACAGGAGTTCAATGGAGCCTGCAAGGAAAGGACCCTCTGGCACTCCCACCATGGGCAGGAGATTTCAGGGAAGTCATGGCCATAAGAGCAAGTGTGGAAACTTGAACTCCTGCCAGCATCCACCTCTGAACACTGTCTCCAGTGAGAACACTTCCTTGTAATTCTACTCAGGAAGAGCACCTCATACCCTCATCTGCATTTAATGATTCTTTCCAGGTCTTTTTCTACCAGATACTTTAATGACACAGAAAAACTTTCTTCTAATCGCTCCCACCACCAGCTCAAAAACTGAGACAGGGAAAGAAGCagataacaagaaaaaaaaaaaaaaagaaaagatgatgtATTTTAACTCAGACCGAGTTTTAAGATAAATGATTTCTACTTGGGATAACTGGACCTGTAGCCTGTTGCCCAGTTTGCAGTCACATCATTAGGTAGACCAATTCCCCAGTGAGTGGGCTCTCCCCCATCTCTGGATGCAGAGATGCCATTTGGATACAGCAATGATTTGactgcttgctgctgctcatCCTGTGCTGATAAAGAGCTGTGATAATGAgaagctctctctgctccaAATCCACCAATTGCAGTCgcaagcagagaagaaatgctGGAAACGGTATCATAAAATGTAATAGCAGTGGAGAATTTCACACATTTTACTGCTTGAGATTTCATTGTCTGGTTGTATTGTTTCACTCCTCCATGCAAATAAATTCTCCTGATGTGAACAGACAGTGCCAGAAGTGCTAAAGCAACCACCACTACTTCCCAATGGGGAATTTTGGGGCTCCAGGAGGGATTATGTGGCCTTGGAGGTAACTTAAGAAATGCAGTAGGAAAATACTCTTTGAGCATCAGCATTCTTTCTTACAGCTGGGTTCCTGCAGGTGAAGTGGAAAGAACTGGCCATCTATTGACATGATTTGCACTTGAAAAACCAGCTCTTGTTCAGCTGTGTCTATACCAAACAAAGTCAATggcatgtgaaaataaaaatagaaagggGTTAGAGCTAATAAACTCAGAATCAACTAATGCAATGCTATTGTTCTGAGAAGGAGGGAATCAAAGTGCTTGCTTTTCCTGAGGATCAGAAGTAGGTTAAAACCTATTTCTTCCATCATGTCctttaaagaaaggaagagctgaTAAATAAgttgtatatttttattaagttaGCATCGAAAGGCCCCACTAGAGCTTGGGAATTATGTCATGCTGAACACTGGATCTGAATtcacaagaaaaggaaatctttCTCCCAAAGATCTCAGTGTGAAAATGCATCAGACCAAGCAACaggtgaggaaaaaagaaataatacgAGTCCCAAAAGGCTGGACTGACACTAGAGATCAGCCCCTTCCCTGTGCCTGCCCAAGTGTGCAGAATGTGCCCTGTCCCCAGAAGCCAGGAGAGCCCATGCCCTGTGTCCCATGCTCCGTGtgtcccagcacccagagcagcagccccagaaTGAACAGAGGAACCTTACTGGGAGAGGACTGTGCATGTGTAATGGATCTCAGGCTTTTGATGACCAGAgacttctattttatttattattactgaaCAAGAGAATGATGTTCTGAGAAATCTAAGTCTCAAATAATatcctcctgcctcccagagAGTGTtttgctggcaaaaaaaaatggagctgAAAAACAGGCGTTCAACTCAACAGGATCCCCACCTTTGTAATGATTGCTCAACAACAGTTTACGTTAacaatggaaaacaaaagattCCTTCTTAACAGGCAGTGCCATCCACAATTTGTATTCTCTTTTTgtgtgaaggagaaagaaattacaaCTACCCAGATTTACTTTGAATAAGAAATGGCTTTGATGTGTTCTGGGAGATGAGAACACCTGCATTTTTTCAGGTGATTCATAAAGGTAATGCTTGATCTTTTAGTAGCTGTGGAGAAGATCCtgtgaaaattttatttcctttttcaaggCATATTTTTAGGGCTGGCAAGATGCTCTAGGCTGAGGAGCACTAAAAGCTTGTTCCAAATGGCCACTGATTCCAGGTCCTGGAAACAGATGTCCTCCACCCCCAGACCAGACATGACACAATACTGAAACTTCACTATGTTGTCCTGACCAATGTGTTTAATCTGCCCTGAATCAACCACACAGGAAAGACCACGGAGATGCCAGTCCAGCTCTGCCCCATATGCTGGCCCAGCCTTGAAAATGGCCAGGATGAAATGATGCCATCAAACGTGCAAGAAATCCATATTTTAAAGTATCCCAGAGgagaactatttttttccttggttcaCAAGCTGTACCTTTACAATCTCCATACCATGCATGGAAGCAGCATCACACCAGGGACTGGGTGTTCTCCTGAACTTGCTGGTGCCTTCCCATCCTGATGCAAGGTGCCCATGGCTTtctccagccccacagagctCCTGACCCCCAAGATACACCGTGGCAAGGACCACTTCCCCTGGGCAAGGTCCTCTCCTCCTCAcacttttaaatgcattttccagTTTCATTCAGTGTTCCTGTTTTCCCTTAATAAAGTCAAATTGCTCACTTTAACTCCCCTTTGttgctctctccttcccccactCTCCAACCACTTCTCCAATCCCTCTATAGTGAaatctcctcctgcttctcccccTTATCACTCTTTGCCTGCAAATTCCCTTTGCTCTAACGATCCATTCATGTCTTCACTCCCCTGATAAAaaatccctccctgccctgctgatGTGAATGGCTCCTGTTGTGCTGCAGAAACCTCTATGTGATGGGCAGGGCTGATTTATTTTGCAGGGCTTACCCATTGGCTGCCAGGTCCTAATGAATTTTGGTCCTTAGCACCTCAGGGGAAATGAGAAGCAGTGACGTCAATGTGAAAGCCACCCAGCATCCCCTGTGTGCCCAGGCCCTGGCAATGATTTTATTAACCTGACCAGGTCTGTGTAACCAGCAGTGCCTGGGTGATTCACGCTGGTGAAACCCCAGCATTTGGGAGAGTAGTTTTTAATCCCCCTCCTATCTGATCCAACATCGCTTTAAATATAGAGCTGAGCTTTCCCCCCTCCTAGCTGATCAAACATCTCTTTAAATACAGAGCTCAGAAGACACCTGAGGGCCCTTCAGGCCACACAAGCTCCTTGTTTCAGACAGCAGGCTCTTTGATAGGCATTCAAGGGAGTCCTGGCCCTACAAGGGATCTGGAGCAGCCAAGGCTCTGGCTGGTGAACACAGATGGTTTCCTCAAAGGAGCTCAAGACAAATGTCTCACACTGATTGTGTGGCTGAGGAAACGTATTTCTCTCTAAGTGCACCCAGGCAGATTGGAAATGTGAATTTTAGATGTCTCGAGGACAATGTTTTCTTGTGGCAATGCTGCTAATGCATCTCAGTGCCACTTTTCTCCCCATGGgtctttcttctctgctttgccATTTGAATCAATACCAGCATTTTACCACATTACCAAAATCAGATGTTTAAACAGTTGTACTTGAATCCTATTGCTGTGGTAAAGATATACAGAAAGTTATTCTTCAGTAACTCTCTCTGTGAATATCCCATGATCTGTTCTTGTACTGTCAGAGAGATGccactgatttattttgtgCCTGTGAGCCaccagagagacaaaaaaaaaaaaaaaaaaaaaaaaaaaaaaaaaaaaaaaaaaaaaaagagagaatctTTTGTACAAGGTATCACAGAGCTATGTACAATCATAACTGGTATGTAGTCCTCAAATGGGGACTGATGAATCACTTAGATGTTTCGTATAATAAAATGCTCAGGGGAAGCCAGGGAAATGATCAGGCAGCACATTTAAGGGCACAGCAGCACCTTTTCTCAtacttccagcagcagctttgctccggggcagaggaggtggtgagagctgaaagcaataaaaagggTTCAAGAGGAGAATGGACTGTTCACAGCAGAAAGCACCATCAAGGGCTATTAAAGACCACGGTGCAGCTTCTGGCATACAGATTATTGGGTATCTAATCTATCATTTCCACTTTTGCTCCTTCCCAGGACACATGGTACCATTGggagcaggatgctgggctgaGCATCACTTGATCTATTTGGTACCTTTGTTCTTACATCCctatccaaaaaaaaaaaaggcagaatccTATTTTAAAGAGTGGGGGGAAGAGCAGGGGGTGAGATTTCAGACCTTATATAATTTGATCAGCAGTAAGACTGCAGGACAGAATCACCTGGAGGTAGAACACGTTAATGCTGACACAGCACAGGCTGAGAAATGCTCAGtcaccagcagagctgcagcagagaggtcCCAGTGGATGCTGCACGGGGCCCACTCTGGTGCAACACAACAGATTCATCCCTCTTCTAGTATCCAACAGTCCTTTTGGTGGCTCAGCACCTTCACTGCGAGAACCCAGAGGGAAGAATGTCCTCTAAAGGGACACTCCTGCTTGCTGGTGGTTTTACAGACTTCCTGATGCTGGGACTCAGAGAAGGATGGGAGCCAGCTGAGTGACCTGCAACATCAGAAGCCCCCAGCACAGTTGCCACATGTCCTCCCACACTTGCCCCACCACAGCACACCCCATACACAACCACCTGAGCTCTTCTACCTTGAAATATCTAAAAAGAATAAGGAGAGTCCAGGAGTTGCCTGTGTTTCCACAGCATCCTTACTGTACAGAACCACAGAACTATCGGAGTAAATTTTCTAGGAAATATCACTGCAGCTCAGTTTACCCTTGTGGTTATATTcagcatgaaaataaatcacaggAGGCTGctagaacaaaataaaagagcagCTATGAGTACCATGAAGAGGTACTACTAAAGACATCACTCAAGCCCTCTGGGGAAGTCAGTCTCTGGGAAGTACTACTCACCTGGCAGGTATGGAGATCATCTAACACTTTGACAAACTTTTTGGCAACAAATGACTACTGCTTAGGTCTGCCCCAGGGGCACAGGAATTGCATTAGTTGCTGTCTCTGCCTGCTAAACATCTTTTTAGACAAAATCCCAAGACTCAGAGCTGACAACACAGCTGTGAGGCTGTcatataatttaatttgaaaatatttcagctatAAAAGTGGACCCAGAACTTttagaaaacaagtttttttcaAGTGAGGAATCTACACCAGAGTCTTCTTTTTTGATGTCCCCTGCTGACTGCAAGAAACCTCCTGAAGAAATCAGTGCCTGCAGCTCACCAGTAAAGAGCTGGATCAGGACTGCCAGAGCAAGGGACACTGATTACTTTTCTCCACCACTTGGGGAAGGGGATATCTCATGGAGCTGCAATGTGAcctttgattttaaatgttttctctgcTCAAGCTTTTCCCTATTACTGAACTATTGATCGAACTGTGTGATTAAACTATTCTCATTTCTAATCACTGTGGTGAGGCTGAGcttgcagagagcagctgcaaGGACCTGCCATCCATGAGCTGATGATGCTCCAGCATCTCTGTGTGGCTGTACAGGTGTGCTGCTACCCCAGTGcagtctttgcttttcttcatttttcacacAAGGTGTTTTCAAACCaacccttcctttcctctcctcagtCATTCACCCCAAGAATGGAGCTGCTGACTTAAAGAGCTGTATGAATGGCTCTTCAGGCAGATGTATCCCATTACAAGTCAGGAGCTCTTTATTTCTCCaggtgaggaaggaaaaggtggcaaaatattcaggaaacaggctaaagaaaaaaaaaagggggaatgAAAGAAGATCCAGCCTGTGCAATAAAACCATTTTAAGGCAATTATCTGGGAAGAAATAGAGCTGCCAAGGATATTAAAGCTCTCACGCACCTGCTAATCTTTCCTGATAAAGGTCTGACTGGCTAAACTAATAACACTATTAAATCTGCAGCAATTGCACCATAGGCAGCCCAAGGAGCTTACAAAGCCACGTGCCTGCAGGAAGAGCATTTCCAGCAGGTTAAGTGGTCCCTTATCCTGAGATGTCAGGATAACTGTTGGGTGGCTGTGACTCAGAAACCTCCCTAATTGCCTCCCTCAGCTGAGAACTGAACCCAATTTCTTATGGCTCCATCCAGCAGTTTTTCAGACTGTTCTTGTGGGGCTCTGGgt
The Calypte anna isolate BGI_N300 chromosome 14, bCalAnn1_v1.p, whole genome shotgun sequence DNA segment above includes these coding regions:
- the LOC103532787 gene encoding QRFP-like peptide receptor; protein product: MNSSPTGPRPPLGPLQLWQEENQTQGGLWNGSQELGWEELEKMLFLFAKEPVTISLTVMYLVSFMVGFVGNIMSIRVLTRKRRSRVSSLSATRSLLINLAVCDLMVVCVCMPITVGNLIYKAWVYGDFLCRAVPFIQAVSVSASVLSLTVISVNRYYSVHNPLNARSFFTQKRILSTILVVWLFSSGICVPLIFMNKRDEIGVVEGLPLVFPICREIWPQERLKQAYNFLLFCALYCLPVLFNMVICFLTVRRLWSRPSHLKESTALNRSLPASRLKIRKKVAQMVVALVLLFTISWLPVYLMDIWIDFNIPTSLQDAAPSPWILQLRPFAQWLGLTNSSLNPICYCFVGNLYRSAKEMKSKYHQRMVSLFNFSLSEGTTRSSVPEMLSYRSSMEPARKGPSGTPTMGRRFQGSHGHKSKCGNLNSCQHPPLNTVSSENTSL